A single region of the Glycine max cultivar Williams 82 chromosome 20, Glycine_max_v4.0, whole genome shotgun sequence genome encodes:
- the LOC102661429 gene encoding protein MAIN-LIKE 1-like — MVRTRRLGRALGRVIGRALGREDRHDSDDVPQRRRPTAFARRQREAAPIAKDEPVVAEDVHAQGAETGHDREVFPGGSRDPLVLTEYDDHVAVIVWNGEEHPELKLSSYDKKVHKFGKPTPEIEGLVAATVLSPLIACSVDTGDRGLISAFVEQWHKETSSFYLPVGELTITLDDVASLLHLPIIGAFHTFEPLHVDEVVLMLVELLEVSREEARAETTQCHGAYVRLSWLRDIYQRRCQAGHWTAVARAYLLHLLGCTLFANKSATHIHVVFLDTLCDLS; from the exons atggttagaaccAGAAGGTTAGGTCGTGCCTTAGGTAGGGTTATAGGCAGAGCCCTGGGGAGAGAGGATCGTCATGATTCAGATGATGTTCCCCAACGGCGAAGGCCTACAGCATTCGCACGTAGGCAACGAGAAGCTGCCCCTATTGCTAAGGATGAGCCTGTGGTAGCTGAAGATGTACATGCACAAGGTGCAGAAACTGGTCATGATCGTGAGGTATTTCCAGGTGGGTCGCGTGACCCATTAGTGCTGACAGAGTATGATGACCATGTTGCAGTCATCGTATGGAATGGAgag gaacatcctgaattgaagttatcCTCCTATGACAAGAAGGTTCATAAATTTGGAAAGCCTACTCCAGAAATAGAAGGGCTAGTTGCTGCCACAGTATTAAGTCCTTTGATCGCATGTTCAGTAGACACTGGCGATCGAGGACTTATATCCGCTTTTGTGGAACAGTGGCATAAGGAAACTAGCAGTTTCTATCTTCCTGTTGGGGAGCTGACcatcacattggatgatgtggCGTCTCTGCTTCATCTGCCAATTATAGGCGCCTTCCATACCTTCGAGCCTCTACACGTCGACGAAGTTGTGTTGATGTTGGTGGAGTTACTTGAAGTCTCTAGAGAGGAAGCTAGAGCTGAGACAACACAATGTCATGGGGCATATGTACGCCTATCTTGGCTACGAGATATTTATCAGAGGAGATGTCAGGCCGGACATTGGACTGCTGTAGCTCGTGCCTATCTTCTGCATCTGttaggttgcactctttttgctaacaagagtgcaacccatATTCATGTTGTTTTCTTAGACACTCTCTGTGACTTGAGTTAG